Proteins encoded in a region of the Triticum dicoccoides isolate Atlit2015 ecotype Zavitan chromosome 3A, WEW_v2.0, whole genome shotgun sequence genome:
- the LOC119272534 gene encoding transcription factor PCF7-like — translation MGTPWASTDTNMVRRARHARQRAREAAAALTAVDFGKAESHSPAPRMVHQSGRRNCVMLKLEEDKNRLSKGLDPWSNPTAAATTSTLHYLLQEKERAQAQAQLQIYHQQRFGYLHQHRRQQAAGGGADGGSSGESTPVADALATAFGSGRIVRSAAGRKDRHSKVCTARGLRDRRVRLAAHTAIRFYDVQDRLGYDRPSKAVDWLIRNAKAAIEELPDRPEEAPPTAEPEAAEQMSEQVTSTSSYGFSNPGGTAMTNSFLQHSLGADQVSDSVKSLFPSSSTATAGGHDEYRGSPPDLLSRTTSSQPQELCLTLQSNQHNMFSHVSPNHHGIISGAGVPGWPDHGQRMPSSWHASDNDAGEGRGAGGNGDSYMFAGILARQGLDQGQLFSSNGETLQSSAGWAASARAWLDPLAGIHQPSAMSGQIGFSHLVGGGGGGFMGFLAPAAQRLQLQGEEEEGSDVMRRD, via the exons ATGGGCACACCATGGGCGTCGACCGACACAAACATGGTGCGGCGTGCCCGCCATGCGAGGCAGCGAGCGCGGGAGGCGGCAGCAGCCCTCACAGCGGTGGACTTCGGCAAGGCGGAGTCGCATTCTCCGGCACCCCGTATGGTGCATCAGTCCGGACGGCGCAACTGCGTCATG CTCAAGCTGGAGGAGGACAAGAACCGGTTGTCCAAGGGCTTAGACCCTTGGAGCAACCCTACCGCCGCTGCCACCACCAGCACCCTGCACTACCTGCTCCAGGAGAAGGAGAGAGCGCAGGCGCAGGCGCAGCTCCAGATCTACCACCAGCAAAGGTTCGGCTACCTCCACCAGCACCGGAGGCAGCAGGCAGCAGGGGGAGGCGCCGATGGCGGCAGCAGCGGCGAATCCACGCCGGTGGCGGACGCCCTGGCGACGGCATTCGGGAGCGGGCGCATCGTGCGGTCCGCGGCGGGGCGCAAGGACAGGCACAGCAAGGTGTGCACCGCGCGTGGGCTGCGCGACCGCCGCGTCCGCCTCGCCGCGCACACCGCCATCCGCTTCTACGACGTGCAGGACCGCCTCGGCTACGACCGCCCCAGCAAGGCCGTCGACTGGCTCATCCGCAACGCCAAGGCCGCCATCGAGGAGCTCCCCGACCGACCCGAGGAGGCGCCGCCCACCGCGGAGCCCGAGGCTGCCGAGCAGATGTCCGAGCAGGTGACCTCCACGTCGTCCTACGGGTTCAGCAACCCCGGCGGTACTGCCATGACCAACTCCTTCCTTCAACATTCACTTGGCGCGGACCAAGTCTCCGACAGCGTCAAGTCCTTGTTCCCTTCCTCGTCCACGGCCACCGCCGGCGGCCACGACGAGTACCGGGGCTCCCCGCCGGACCTCCTGTCGCGCACCACCAGCAGCCAGCCCCAGGAGCTGTGCCTTACCCTCCAGTCCAACCAGCATAACATGTTTAGCCATGTATCTCCCAACCATCACGGTATCATCTCGGGTGCAGGCGTTCCAGGGTGGCCGGACCACGGCCAGAGAATGCCATCGTCGTGGCATGCCTCGGACAACGACGCGGGAGAGGGCCGTGGCGCCGGCGGCAATGGCGACAGCTACATGTTTGCAGGCATCCTGGCGCGGCAAGGGCTGGACCAAGGCCAGCTCTTCTCGTCCAATGGGGAAACCCTTCAGTCCAGTGCTGGCTGGGCCGCGTCTGCCCGCGCTTGGCTAGACCCTCTCGCCGGAATCCACCAGCCATCGGCAATGTCTGGGCAGATCGGATTCAGCCAtctggttggcggcggcggcggcggttttatGGGGTTCCTCGCGCCGGCTGCACAGCGGCTCCAGCTccagggcgaggaggaggaaggaagcgacGTGATGCGAAGAGACTGA